GGGAAGGTTTTTGTCCTATACATCATAAAATTACTGCAGATTATATTTTGAAGGCAAAGGCTACTCATCCAAATGCGGCCGTGATAGCGCACCCAGAATGTCGTCCAGAGGTTCTGAAACTCGCTGATTTTGTTTGTAGTACAGGTGGTATGGTTAAAGAAGCTGTTACAAACTCAAACTTCGACGAATTCATTATAATTACTGAATGCGGTATGACAGGTCGGTTAATGCGAGAGGCTCCAGGTAAAAAATTCTTTTCTGTTTGTAATATGTGTCCAGATATGAAAAGAACTAATTTGGAACTTATAAAGGATGCACTTATAAATGAGCAATTTGAAATTACAGTTCCGGAAGATATAAGGTTGAAAGCGCTTAAGACGCTTGAGAGAATGCTTGAGGTGAGCTAATCCCAAATTTATGAGAATCGAAGATCATTATGCAACTATGCAGAAACTCTATAATAAAACGGCGTTTTTTAACGTTGGTTCTATGGTTTACTTCGAATTTTTGACTTCATATATTGATTCATGTTTGAAGGCGGATCTTGCTGATAATGGAGATGTTACCACCACGCTGCTTCATGAGCAGTTCCCAGCGAAGGTGACTGCACAAATTATTGCAAAACAAGACGGGGTTTTTAGTGGTGAGGAAGAGCTCGAATATATTGCAAAAAAAGCTGGGCTGAATCTTAAAATGGAACTTATTACTATGGAACATGCTTCAGGAAGCACGAATTCTTCCGGAGCTCGGTTCAGGTCAGGGGATGTGATTTGTACACTCAAAGGTTCTGCATATTCTATTTTGTCGGTTGAAAGAACTCTTTTGAATCTACTCCAAAGAATGTGTGGTATTGCAACGGCTGCTTCAAGATTTGAGACTAAATACACAAAGGTGGCTGTAACACGTAAGACTCCCCTGCCCTTTGTGGATAAACGTGCTGCGATCGATGGAGGAGCTTTACCTCATCGTGTGAATCTATCTGATGCAATTATGATAAAGGACACTCATTTGGATCAATTTGGACGAGATTTTAATGTTGTTGAAGAGAAACTCAAGAATGCTTACCTGAGAGGTATTTCTTTTGTGGAAATTGAAGTTGAAACACAAGATGAGGCTTTGAAAGTTGCTGAAATGGCTAAGAAGCTGGATTTAAAAGTCCCAATGGTAGTTATGTTGGATAACTTTATCCCTGAAAACGTGAAAAACGTCGTAAAAGCTCTTGAGACGGATGACTTATGGAGATATGTTCTCGTAGAAGTTTCCGGCGGAATAACCTCTGAGAATTACAAAGAATACGATATAGCCGGTGTTTCAGTTATGTCTATCGGTGGAATAACACATTCTGTTCGAGTTTGTGATATTTCTATGAAAATATTTTAGTTCCACCCAAGCACATGCAAATGTATGTGGAATACTTCTTGGCCTCCTTTTTCGTGTACGTTAAATAGAAGCTTGTAGCCCTGAGCACCTTCTTTTAAGGCTATTTCCTTACCGAGTTTGATCATGTGGCCGGCTAGCATCTCTTCTCCTTCATGAAGATCTGAAATTGTTGGAATGTGTTGATGTGGGATTACCAAAAAATGCAGTGGGGCTTTGGGATTTATATCTTTGATGATGAAACATTTCTTATCTTCAAACAATTTGGTAGATGGGATTTCACCGGCATCTATTTTGCAAAAAATACAGTCTGACATTTTTAAATGGTTAAGACATCAACTCAGGGCTTTATTTACTTTCTTTAAGTGAGTAAATAGCTCGCCCTACTCTTACGAAGTCAGGGCATTTTTGAAGATTGAGTGAGATAGTCCCTTTCTTTACTTGTCTTTGTTTTAGAACTCCAAGGATTATGTCTTGTTTGCTCATAGGGCTTTTCTTTGCAAGTAGTCCACGAATTACATCTTCAACAGTTCCTTCTTTGTAACCCCATTCTTTCAGTGCATAAAGACCTCTACCTACGAGAACGAATTGTTCATATCGGATGAGTTCATTATGTACAGCTTGTTCAGTAACACTTTTTTTGTCGAATTCAGCACTTGAGATTTTTTCTGCGATTTCTTTGAAATGTAGTGGTTTA
This genomic interval from Candidatus Peregrinibacteria bacterium contains the following:
- a CDS encoding carboxylating.nicotinate-nucleotide diphosphorylase (catalyzes the formation of pyridine-2,3-dicarboxylate and 5-phospho-alpha-D-ribose 1-diphosphate from nictinate D-ribonucleotide); translation: MRIEDHYATMQKLYNKTAFFNVGSMVYFEFLTSYIDSCLKADLADNGDVTTTLLHEQFPAKVTAQIIAKQDGVFSGEEELEYIAKKAGLNLKMELITMEHASGSTNSSGARFRSGDVICTLKGSAYSILSVERTLLNLLQRMCGIATAASRFETKYTKVAVTRKTPLPFVDKRAAIDGGALPHRVNLSDAIMIKDTHLDQFGRDFNVVEEKLKNAYLRGISFVEIEVETQDEALKVAEMAKKLDLKVPMVVMLDNFIPENVKNVVKALETDDLWRYVLVEVSGGITSENYKEYDIAGVSVMSIGGITHSVRVCDISMKIF
- a CDS encoding histidine triad nucleotide-binding protein — translated: MSDCIFCKIDAGEIPSTKLFEDKKCFIIKDINPKAPLHFLVIPHQHIPTISDLHEGEEMLAGHMIKLGKEIALKEGAQGYKLLFNVHEKGGQEVFHIHLHVLGWN